The genome window CCACAAAAAAGATAACCCACCGGTTGTCTACAAGGGTGTGTTCCACAACCAGGTTCGGATCAAAACTGTGATTGACATAACGCAGCTCATTTCCCATTTTCAGAGCATTGACCTCGTAAAGAACATCTTCATACCAGGCATCGGGGTAATCCCAGGTATAATCCGTATCATACCTCACCGGCTCCTCTATGCTCTCAGGATCGAGGATTAGATCCTCTCCGGACTGAACAAGACCGGCATACTCAGATAGAAAATCTCCGGGTTTCATATCGACTGCGGCAAATAAGCCGTATCCAACATCCTCCGAAACCTTCTGTATTGAAACAGGAGCCATAAAAGCCTCCTCGATCTTACCATGATAATCTGCGTGAAGAGTCTCAAACTCCTCTTGATTATCCAGATAATAGGGCGACTCTTTCTGGTCTCTTGAAAAAACAGGAACATCCTTGTAAACAGACCTTGAAATATAGTCTAATCCCTGGGATTCCATAAACCGGCGACGAGAATCGGGAGTTTCATATTTTTCCGACATTCACAGCTCCTAAAAAAAGCATTGACCTTGGGGATCACCATCACGACAGGATTCATAGGATATGCCTTTTGAATAGCATCCCGTTGGCAGATCCAACCGACAATACAGCCAATCACTGGATTGCGTAGTGTCCTGGGCCAATAAAGACCTGATGACAACATTATTAAAGTAACTAAATGCCAGACTCAAAGCAACAGACAGCAGAAAAAACAGAACGTTGACAGGACGGGATAAGGATTTTTTAATTTATTTTGTCTTTCATATGAGAATTTAAGGACATATTATACAATTTTTTGGTATTTTAGTTTGAGCTTTTAGAACCTTTCTCATCAATTGATTTATCCCTCTATATTCCCTATTCTGTTAATAGTTATGATGAGAACTGGAAGACAACGCAGGCACAGGAAAAGACTAAAGCCGACTCTTTCCCTGGATCAGCTGCTGAGAAAACAGCCCAAGTCCCTACAAAAGAACCCTCTTTACTCCCTGATGGAAAATCATTTTAGACTCTCCCAACCATTGCAGAGCTTAAGGATAAACCGTCGTTGTTACCGCCTCATGGACAAAGCTGTTATTGATCCAGAAAATCTGGTTCATTTCTATAGAACCTACGGATTACCTCAAGATCCATTCTTCCCTCTATTTTTCAACATTAAAAGGGATTATTTAAAAAAAAGAGAAGAAGCAGCACTAAGAAAAGAAGAGTATATTCTAAAGAAAATGCAGCAATTACCAATGGAAAAACGAAAGATCCTCCGCTTCTTGGCTGAATGGGAGGAAGAGGTGAACTCAAATAAAAACCGTCCTCTCTGGGAGCGGAATATCTACCCTAGAAGCAAGAAACGGGTCCATGAGCTCCTGCAATATCGAGAGTCTGAATGGATAGAGCTCTTTGACAACCATTTAGATTTAATGCTGCAACGGTATTCTGTCATTTCTGAATCCAGGTTGATGACAGTAAAGGCCTGTCTTACCCTGGACCTCCCTCCCAAAGTGAAACCCTTCAGGCTTCCTTTTCAAAAGGACATACAGAAGGCCTTCTTAAAACGATGTCCCATATGTCACCCTGATACGGGAGGTGATGGTAAACTGTTTACCCTCCTACAAGAAAGAAGAACACTACTGAGGGACAGAATCAGGGAATAAGAGCTCTCCCCCTTTTGAATACCGCCCTCTTATACTAGACTGGCGATGACTTCTAAAAGAGTTTTTCTATCAAAGGGTTTTTGCATAAAGGCATCGATTCCCGGAGGGAGTTCATTCTGGTTTAGATTTTCATTAAATCCGGAAAATAGAATAATAGGCAAATCCGGCCTCAGTTCTTTCAGTTCCCGGGCCACTAAATCTCCTCTCTTTTCCGGCATAGTCATATCCAGGATTGCCAAGC of Oceanispirochaeta crateris contains these proteins:
- a CDS encoding SET domain-containing protein-lysine N-methyltransferase encodes the protein MSEKYETPDSRRRFMESQGLDYISRSVYKDVPVFSRDQKESPYYLDNQEEFETLHADYHGKIEEAFMAPVSIQKVSEDVGYGLFAAVDMKPGDFLSEYAGLVQSGEDLILDPESIEEPVRYDTDYTWDYPDAWYEDVLYEVNALKMGNELRYVNHSFDPNLVVEHTLVDNRWVIFFVVQQYIRSGSQFSVDYGEEYWSGGFRELILF